One Agrobacterium vaccinii DNA window includes the following coding sequences:
- a CDS encoding MarR family winged helix-turn-helix transcriptional regulator, with the protein MNTSLEKESLAFLLNSSARFLNSAFERRISEAGLGLTPGEARALLTVAAIDGSKQADIASRIGLEPMTVCTYLDRLQSLDLVERRPNPDDRRSKCIYLTQTSELLLVAVRLEVDSLIGQATEGFSESDLSKFHDLLATVQKNLQMAVSDKSKQAPT; encoded by the coding sequence ATGAACACTTCCCTTGAAAAAGAATCACTGGCCTTCCTGCTCAACAGCAGTGCGCGTTTTCTCAACAGCGCCTTCGAGCGACGCATCAGTGAGGCGGGCCTTGGGCTGACACCAGGTGAGGCGCGTGCCCTTTTGACGGTTGCGGCCATCGACGGCAGCAAGCAGGCCGATATTGCCAGCCGTATCGGTCTCGAGCCCATGACGGTGTGCACCTATCTCGACAGGTTGCAATCGCTCGATCTGGTGGAGCGGCGTCCCAACCCGGATGATCGCCGTTCCAAATGCATTTATCTGACGCAGACGTCAGAGCTGTTGCTGGTTGCCGTGCGCCTCGAGGTCGATAGCCTGATCGGTCAGGCGACGGAGGGTTTCAGCGAGAGCGATCTGTCCAAATTTCATGATCTCCTGGCGACCGTCCAGAAAAACCTTCAGATGGCAGTGAGCGACAAGAGCAAGCAGGCCCCGACGTGA
- a CDS encoding multidrug effflux MFS transporter, which produces MTVRRTAILGAMLTSLGPVSMAIYTPAMPELVRAFSTTESAIKMSLTLYFGGFAIAQLVSGAMSDAFGRRKATILFLLIYLAGGALAAFAPSVEVLLAARLIQGIGASVGVTVARAVVRDQFSGHQAIGILNLIGIMLAVGPAAGPTIGGLSLLAFGWQSVFVLMLGFGLISITAIVFCLRETTVPDRSRLRPSRLLSAYGELLASPRFLLSALVLGGTVGALYAQSTMLPFVLINDVGLSPTAFGVGMLMQSGAYFLGSIALRFLARRIGDRRSAVMGLCLSATGGVLIFLSVHLIPPSFLSIMGPVAVATFGLALLTPHVITMGMAPFPHIAGSASAMMGFIQMSAGFSAGVIAALLGSPLTSFGTIIPLMELSAVASYVVFALLSRRRA; this is translated from the coding sequence ATGACGGTGCGGCGCACGGCTATTCTGGGCGCAATGCTGACCTCGCTTGGGCCGGTGTCGATGGCGATTTATACGCCTGCGATGCCGGAACTCGTCCGCGCCTTTTCAACGACGGAATCGGCGATTAAGATGAGCCTGACGCTCTATTTTGGCGGTTTTGCCATCGCCCAGCTCGTGTCCGGTGCCATGTCGGATGCGTTTGGCCGTCGCAAGGCTACCATTCTATTCCTGCTGATCTATCTGGCGGGCGGAGCGCTTGCCGCTTTCGCACCCAGTGTCGAGGTGTTACTGGCGGCCCGTCTCATTCAGGGCATCGGGGCGTCGGTTGGTGTCACCGTGGCGCGGGCGGTGGTGCGCGATCAGTTCAGTGGCCATCAGGCCATCGGCATTCTCAACCTTATTGGCATCATGCTGGCGGTCGGCCCGGCGGCGGGGCCGACGATCGGCGGGTTGTCGCTGCTGGCCTTCGGCTGGCAGTCGGTTTTCGTGCTGATGCTCGGCTTCGGGCTGATTTCGATCACGGCCATCGTTTTCTGCCTGCGCGAAACGACGGTTCCGGACCGCAGCCGTCTTCGCCCATCCCGTCTGCTCAGCGCCTATGGTGAGCTTCTGGCGTCGCCACGCTTTCTGCTATCGGCGCTGGTGCTGGGCGGTACGGTCGGTGCGCTCTACGCACAATCGACCATGCTGCCTTTCGTGCTGATCAACGACGTCGGTCTGTCGCCCACGGCATTCGGCGTGGGCATGCTGATGCAATCCGGCGCTTATTTTCTCGGGTCGATTGCCCTGCGCTTCCTCGCCCGCAGAATTGGCGACCGTCGGTCTGCGGTCATGGGGCTGTGCCTGTCGGCGACGGGTGGTGTGCTGATCTTTTTGTCGGTGCATCTTATCCCGCCCTCCTTTCTGTCGATCATGGGGCCCGTGGCGGTTGCGACCTTCGGGCTGGCGCTGCTCACGCCGCATGTCATCACGATGGGCATGGCACCCTTTCCGCACATCGCAGGCTCTGCGTCGGCGATGATGGGGTTCATCCAGATGAGCGCGGGTTTTTCAGCCGGTGTCATCGCCGCCCTGCTCGGCTCGCCACTCACGAGTTTCGGCACCATCATCCCGCTGATGGAGTTGAGCGCCGTGGCGAGCTATGTCGTCTTTGCCTTGCTATCGCGCAGGCGGGCATAA